The DNA region GTGCGCGGGACGCTGATCGGCGGTGGCTTCGGCGGCAAGGAGGACATCGTCAGCCAGATCCACGCCGCGTTGCTGGCGACCGCTACCGGGCGACCGGTCAAAATCCTGCTCTCGCGCCAGGAGTCGCTGCTGGTGCATCCCAAGCGCCACGCCACGCAGATCCGGATCAAGACCGGGGCGAAACGCGACGGGACACTGACCGCCGTGGAAGCCGAACTCTACGGCGACGGTGGCGCATATGCCAGCCTTTCCGATAAGGTGATGACCCGCGCCACCACCCATGCCACCGGTCCCTATGCCGTCCCCAACGCCAAAATCGACTGCTACGTGATGTACACCAACAACCCGCCCAGCGGCGCGTTCCGGGGCTTCGGCGTCACCCAGAGTGCCTTCGCCGTGGAGCAGAACATGGACCTGCTGGCGGAGGCGCTGGGCATGGATCCGCTGGAATTGCGGCGCAAGAACGCCCAGACCGTCGGCGTGACCACCGCTACCGGCCAGGTGCTGCGGGAGAGCGTCGGCCTGCTGGAGACGATCGACCGGGTGGAAGCCGATATGCGGGCCGGGGGCGATTTCCGCTGGGCCTGGCGGGAAGGGAATCTTGCCTATGGCTGGGGCGTGGCCTGCGCTTACAAGAACACTGGCCTCGGCGGCGGCGCGCCGGACCGGGCCGAGGCCGAGGTAGAAGCCTTTGAGGATGGCACGGTGGAGGTTCGCATCTCCTCGGCGGATATGGGCCAGGGTCTGCGGGCGGTGCTGGCCCAGATCGCGGCGGAGGAGCTTGGCCTGCGCTACGAGCAGGTACGTGTACTGCTTTCCGACACCGATCTGACGCCCGACGGCGGCCCGACCACCGCCAGCCGCCAGACGTACATGAGCGGCAACGCCGTCAAGGGCGCCGCTGCCAGCCTGCGGGAGGCGCTCAGCCGCGCCGTGGCCGAGGAACACGACGTGCCACCGGAGCGCCTGCGCTTTGAAGAAGGGCTGGTGCGCTTCAACGGATCGGCGGTGCAGTTTGGCGATGTCGTCCGTCTGCTCAAGCAACAGGGCTACGAGGCCCGCTCCCTGCACGAATACTGGGCGCCGCGCACGCAGCCGCTGGGCACGGGCGGGGATATGCACTTTGGCTTTTCGTATGCCACTCAGGCTGCCCTGGTGAGCGTCGATCTAGACACGGGCACGGTGCATGTCCACCGTGTGATCGCCGGGACGGATGTCGGGCGGGCGATCAACCCCCTGCTGCTGCAGGGCCAGATCGAAGGCGGGATTGTCATGGCCCTGGGCAACGCCCTGACCGAGAGCTACATTGTCGAGGATGGCGTGCCCTGGTCGACGCTGCTGGCTCGCTACAAGATACCCAGTATCAAGCACGCGCCGGAGATCGTCAGCCACATCATCGAGCACCGGCTCTCAACCGGGCCGTACGGAGCCAAAGGCGTGGGGGAGATTCCGTCAATTAACACCATGCCGGCCATCGCCAACGCCATCGCCAAGGCAGTGGGTGTCCGCGTGTACAAGGTGCCAGTCGATCAGGACGCCCTGCTGCGGGCCATTCGCGCCGGGGAGCGTGAGCTGCACACCGCCTGGCAGGATGTGCGGTAAGTCCCCGGCTTCTGGCCAGGCCAGACTCTCCTGCGGCAAAAGCAAGGGGCCAGCCATGCCCGGCTGGCCCATCTCATCAGCGGTTGCCGGTGCAGGTCATTTATCGCGGGTGATGGCGAAGCCGCTCATGAACGGCTTTTGCAGCAGGATGAAGATGATCACCGGCGGCAGGCTGGCGATCACGGCGGCCAGCATCAGCGGCCCGTAGGTCAGCCCGGCGTCTACATTACGCAGCGAACCCAGCCCCACCTGTACCACCTGCAAGGCCTCGTTCTTGATGATCAGCATCGGCCACAGGTACATGTTCCAGACGTAGACAAACTGGATCACCGCCAGCGCGCCGACCGTGTTCCAGCTCAGGGGGACAAGCACGCGGAACAGGAATTGCAGCGGCGTCGCGCCGTCAAGCTGGGCCGCCTCTGAAAGCTCGGCGGGCAGGTTGGCGAAGTGCTGCCGGAAGAGGAAAGAGCCGGTGGCGCTGGCCAGAAACGGCACCGAGATCGCCCAGAAGGTATCCCCCCAGCCCAGGCTGGAGACAAAACGGAACAGCGCAATCACCAGAATCTCGGTTGGCATCATCAGCGTAGCCAGCACGAAGCCAAAGACCAGCCACTTGCCGGGGAAGCGGAAGTAAACAAAGGCCAGCCCGGCCAGCAGGGAGAGTACCGTCTTACCGGTCGTCACCACCACCGCCAGCAGGACACTGTTAAGCATAAAGCGGCCCAGGTTACGCTCGAACATGACCGCCCGGAAGTTGAACTCCAGCGCCGTGCCGGGCGTGAACTGGAACGAGGTGACCTCCGCGTTGGTTTGCGTACTGACCAGCATGGCGTAGAGCACCGGGAAGCCAACAATGAAGCAGGTGATCCACAGCAGCAGGTGGATGTACCAGCGCCGGGGGATCAGGCGGCGCAGCCTCCCAGCGAAGGAGAACGCCGGGGCCGAAGCCTGCATGGTTTGGCCGGTTGCGGTTGACATCAGCTTACGCTCCGTAGGTGACACGCTGACCCGTGGTCCGGAACTGGAGGACCGTCAGGCCGATAACGAGCAGGAACAGCACAATCGACTGCGCGGCGGCTTTGCCCAGGTCATACTCCAGGATGCCCAGCTCGTAGATTTCGTAGATCATGACTTTGGTCGCGCCTGCCGGGCCGCCTTTGGTCAGGAAGTCGATCGTGCCGAAGATGTCGAAGAAAGCGTAGGTCACGTTGGTGACAATCAGGAAGAAGGTGATCGGCGAGAGCGAAGGGATCGTCACCCGGCGGAAGCGCTGCCAGGCATTGGCGCCGTCGATGGCCGCCGCTTCCAGTAAATCCTTGGGGACGTTCTGCAGGCCGGCCAGGTAGAACAGCACGTTGTAGCCCAGCATCTTCCAGACGCTGGCGGCGACGATAGTGAACCGCCCCAGCCAGGGGTCTTTGATCCACTGCAGGCCAGTCCCGCCAAGCAACTCGATGAAGTGATTGATCACGCCAGCGACGGGATCGAACATGACCAGAAAGATGATGCCCGCCACCGCCGGCGAAACCGCATAAGGCCAGATCAACAGCGTACGGTAGATGCCGATCCCGGTCACCTGCTGGAAGGCCAGGTAAGCAATCGCCAGGGAAATCAGCAGTCCAAAGATGACAATGCCGCTGGAGATCACCAGGGTATTGAAGACAACCTGGTAGTAATCCTCCTGGAACAGGCGGGTGAAGTTATCCACGCACACAAAGGCGGTGCGCGGCGTACCCAGCCGGGCCAGCAGGGTGGAGAGCCGGAAGTTATCGATCGCCGGGTAGTACAGGAAGAGCACCAGGATAACCAGCGTCGGCGCCAGCAGCAGGAATGGCGTCAACCAGCCCCGGAAGACGCCCTGCTGCTGATGCTGGGTTTCCGCCAGCGCCCTGGGCGTGAAACGCATGCGCACAACATATTTGACGGCTTCCAGCGCCAGGGCAGCCCCGGCGGCCACCAGCACGCCCCCGATCAGCATGTCGAGCGGTTTGCGGCCTGCCTCAAAAGTGCAGAAATTGAGCGGCAACATGAAGATCAGCGGGCCGAGCGCCCCGGTCGCTGCGCCGATTGCAGCGCCCCAGGTAGCTGGCCGGCCCAGCCGCTGGAATTCGTAGGCCAGGTATCCCGCGCCGATCAGCCCCGGAATGGCGAGGAGCAAAAGTAGACTTG from Anaerolineae bacterium includes:
- a CDS encoding carbohydrate ABC transporter permease, encoding MQASAPAFSFAGRLRRLIPRRWYIHLLLWITCFIVGFPVLYAMLVSTQTNAEVTSFQFTPGTALEFNFRAVMFERNLGRFMLNSVLLAVVVTTGKTVLSLLAGLAFVYFRFPGKWLVFGFVLATLMMPTEILVIALFRFVSSLGWGDTFWAISVPFLASATGSFLFRQHFANLPAELSEAAQLDGATPLQFLFRVLVPLSWNTVGALAVIQFVYVWNMYLWPMLIIKNEALQVVQVGLGSLRNVDAGLTYGPLMLAAVIASLPPVIIFILLQKPFMSGFAITRDK
- a CDS encoding sugar ABC transporter permease, with amino-acid sequence MLPLNFCTFEAGRKPLDMLIGGVLVAAGAALALEAVKYVVRMRFTPRALAETQHQQQGVFRGWLTPFLLLAPTLVILVLFLYYPAIDNFRLSTLLARLGTPRTAFVCVDNFTRLFQEDYYQVVFNTLVISSGIVIFGLLISLAIAYLAFQQVTGIGIYRTLLIWPYAVSPAVAGIIFLVMFDPVAGVINHFIELLGGTGLQWIKDPWLGRFTIVAASVWKMLGYNVLFYLAGLQNVPKDLLEAAAIDGANAWQRFRRVTIPSLSPITFFLIVTNVTYAFFDIFGTIDFLTKGGPAGATKVMIYEIYELGILEYDLGKAAAQSIVLFLLVIGLTVLQFRTTGQRVTYGA
- a CDS encoding molybdopterin-dependent oxidoreductase; translation: MTLLTLTVNGRPYTLDVPESRTLAEVLRYDLGLTGTKIGCNESECGICTVHVDGVPVLSCNYPAFKAQGRAVVTVEGLARRDPDGVEQLHPLQEAFILHGAVQCGFCTPGLLMTAAALLAENPNPTDHDIRVALKDTYCRCTGYTSIIRAIHSAASALRGEGHLPPAVPAVEEPLRHVSVSEPVPEIADRVTGRARYTDDYTFPGMLHGATLRAKYPHARILAIDTARARALPGVRAVLTAEDIPGENIHGLVHLDWPVLCAVGDKVRYMGDAVALVAADTAAIAREALTLIEVAYEPLPVVGDPIYARSPEAPLVHEGRPEGNLLKHIKVRHGDVEAGFAQADVIIERVYHTPTVEHAFLEPECSIAVPAGYDAAHPKLTVYVGSQIPYQDRSQIARAMGLREEDVRVRGTLIGGGFGGKEDIVSQIHAALLATATGRPVKILLSRQESLLVHPKRHATQIRIKTGAKRDGTLTAVEAELYGDGGAYASLSDKVMTRATTHATGPYAVPNAKIDCYVMYTNNPPSGAFRGFGVTQSAFAVEQNMDLLAEALGMDPLELRRKNAQTVGVTTATGQVLRESVGLLETIDRVEADMRAGGDFRWAWREGNLAYGWGVACAYKNTGLGGGAPDRAEAEVEAFEDGTVEVRISSADMGQGLRAVLAQIAAEELGLRYEQVRVLLSDTDLTPDGGPTTASRQTYMSGNAVKGAAASLREALSRAVAEEHDVPPERLRFEEGLVRFNGSAVQFGDVVRLLKQQGYEARSLHEYWAPRTQPLGTGGDMHFGFSYATQAALVSVDLDTGTVHVHRVIAGTDVGRAINPLLLQGQIEGGIVMALGNALTESYIVEDGVPWSTLLARYKIPSIKHAPEIVSHIIEHRLSTGPYGAKGVGEIPSINTMPAIANAIAKAVGVRVYKVPVDQDALLRAIRAGERELHTAWQDVR